A genome region from Bradyrhizobium guangzhouense includes the following:
- a CDS encoding TetR/AcrR family transcriptional regulator encodes MVDGGGGMSRKAVRTRGRPRKGSELEADNLLDAALDAFAEHGFEKANLRSIAAAAKVDVALISYHYGSKLELWKAVIESFSGEAMALLASVRSDGAEVSSRERLELTIEQLINVGQRKPQFARFVINEVAGIDQSERFEFFHNALTKPLRETLVPLIAAVNRSGNSRKVDPNLRFFAALGAMSMSMANRQFIARFAPVAKDDKQFRKELIAVISAVMCPENA; translated from the coding sequence ATGGTCGATGGAGGAGGAGGGATGTCTCGAAAAGCCGTGAGAACGCGCGGTCGACCACGGAAGGGCTCAGAACTAGAGGCCGACAACCTTCTCGATGCAGCGCTCGACGCATTTGCCGAGCACGGTTTCGAAAAGGCAAACCTCCGCTCAATCGCTGCTGCCGCGAAAGTTGATGTCGCCCTGATCTCTTACCACTACGGATCAAAACTCGAACTATGGAAGGCCGTAATCGAGTCGTTTTCGGGGGAGGCGATGGCTCTGCTCGCATCCGTGCGATCGGATGGGGCAGAAGTGTCTTCGAGGGAGCGCCTAGAGCTTACGATTGAACAATTGATCAATGTGGGCCAGCGTAAGCCGCAATTTGCGCGATTTGTCATCAACGAGGTTGCCGGGATCGACCAGAGCGAGCGATTTGAGTTCTTTCACAATGCCCTAACTAAGCCACTCCGAGAAACCTTGGTACCCTTGATCGCAGCAGTCAATCGGAGTGGCAACAGCCGGAAAGTCGATCCGAACTTGCGATTCTTTGCCGCCCTCGGCGCGATGTCGATGTCCATGGCTAACCGGCAATTCATCGCGCGATTTGCGCCGGTTGCTAAAGACGACAAGCAATTCCGCAAGGAGCTGATCGCCGTCATTAGCGCAGTGATGTGTCCCGAAAACGCCTAG
- a CDS encoding efflux RND transporter periplasmic adaptor subunit yields the protein MPRLANRAQFRTSLALVATVLTAFPNSMARAGDKSSALLRVTVATARRQHITPDLPLTGTIQARILSNIAFQTSGRVVRRDVEVGQYVKAGQTLAHLERTEQQTDVTSAEAALNAANAQLLEAQRNFERQQSLLSSGSTTRERFDQALATLRTDEAQVNSAQAALNTARERLTYTELKAGRDGIIVSRSIEVGQVVQAGQTAFALAEDGPRDAVFQVPEILVTNPPNDRTVDITSQSMPNVTVAGSVREISPILDQATGTVTLKVAVERAPADLTLGSAVVGRARWELSPAFVIPSSALFAANGKPAVWILDSENKARLRGVVVQEYLTGAVALAAGLEEGERVVTSSVQLLYPGKVVAVAYGAEP from the coding sequence ATGCCGCGGCTGGCCAACAGGGCGCAATTCCGCACGTCGCTCGCGCTCGTCGCGACCGTGCTTACAGCGTTCCCGAACTCGATGGCGCGAGCGGGTGACAAGTCTTCGGCGCTGTTGCGCGTGACCGTCGCCACCGCCCGCCGGCAACACATCACGCCAGACCTTCCCCTCACTGGGACGATCCAGGCTCGCATCCTTTCGAACATTGCATTTCAGACCAGTGGACGAGTTGTCCGTCGCGACGTCGAGGTTGGGCAGTATGTCAAAGCAGGTCAAACTCTCGCGCATCTTGAACGGACCGAGCAGCAGACCGATGTTACCAGTGCTGAAGCAGCGCTGAATGCTGCGAATGCGCAGTTGCTGGAAGCCCAACGAAATTTCGAGCGACAACAGTCTCTGCTTAGCAGTGGCTCTACCACACGTGAGCGATTCGATCAGGCGTTAGCCACGCTTCGAACAGATGAGGCGCAGGTCAACAGCGCACAAGCTGCCCTGAATACGGCACGCGAGCGGCTAACCTACACGGAATTGAAGGCAGGACGGGACGGCATCATTGTCTCACGTAGTATCGAAGTCGGCCAGGTTGTGCAGGCCGGACAGACGGCTTTCGCCCTTGCCGAGGATGGCCCGCGGGATGCGGTATTCCAAGTTCCCGAGATTCTTGTCACCAATCCGCCAAACGACAGGACTGTCGACATCACCTCGCAATCGATGCCGAATGTAACTGTTGCCGGCTCTGTGCGCGAGATCTCGCCGATTTTGGATCAGGCCACCGGCACCGTTACGCTCAAGGTCGCGGTCGAACGAGCGCCGGCCGATTTGACACTCGGTTCGGCCGTCGTCGGTAGAGCCCGTTGGGAGTTATCGCCTGCCTTTGTCATTCCATCGAGCGCGCTGTTTGCAGCCAACGGTAAGCCCGCAGTCTGGATATTGGATAGCGAGAACAAGGCCCGGCTTCGCGGGGTCGTCGTGCAGGAATATCTCACTGGAGCGGTCGCGTTGGCCGCCGGATTGGAAGAAGGCGAGCGTGTCGTAACTTCCAGCGTACAACTGCTGTATCCAGGGAAGGTTGTCGCGGTCGCCTACGGAGCCGAGCCATGA
- a CDS encoding efflux RND transporter periplasmic adaptor subunit, translating to MDTFTGTVQPRYQAELGFQTMGRMSSRDVNVGDLVAKGQRLGSLDSTVAQLAIVSSQADLANARAVLANAEATLERKHKLFSTGSGTQADLDAATAAQQSAQSRATQAEASLQKATEQLGYTTLNSSYDGVVVSWSTEIGQVVSVGQTVVTIARPTFRDGVFDIPDDRIGQFIEGSSSRASLLVQDSIAAKAVVREIAPQSDSSTRTRRIRFTIEDPPEAFRLGTTIRLAAAQEGQMEIPVSALLKIEGQDAVWIVGANKRALARPVMLGAHRGDRVAVTSGLSIGDRVITAGVHSLSEGQLVKLLQENQS from the coding sequence ATCGACACCTTCACCGGAACGGTGCAGCCTCGGTACCAGGCCGAGCTTGGCTTTCAAACAATGGGGCGAATGAGCTCGCGCGACGTCAATGTGGGAGATCTCGTTGCCAAGGGGCAAAGACTCGGGTCCCTTGATTCGACCGTCGCGCAGCTCGCGATCGTCTCAAGCCAGGCCGATCTGGCCAACGCTCGAGCGGTCCTTGCCAATGCCGAGGCCACTCTGGAACGAAAGCACAAACTGTTCAGCACGGGCAGCGGGACACAGGCGGACCTCGATGCGGCAACAGCAGCCCAGCAGAGCGCCCAATCACGCGCCACGCAAGCTGAGGCGAGTCTGCAGAAGGCGACCGAACAACTCGGCTACACGACCCTAAACAGCAGCTATGACGGTGTCGTCGTCTCCTGGTCCACGGAAATCGGCCAGGTCGTCTCGGTAGGCCAGACGGTTGTCACCATCGCTCGCCCAACTTTTCGCGACGGTGTGTTCGACATACCGGACGACCGAATTGGCCAATTCATCGAAGGTTCATCCTCTCGGGCATCGCTCCTCGTCCAGGATAGCATCGCAGCCAAGGCGGTCGTCCGTGAGATCGCGCCGCAGTCGGACTCCTCGACCAGAACTCGGCGCATTCGGTTCACCATCGAAGATCCACCTGAAGCGTTTCGGCTGGGAACCACGATCCGCCTCGCGGCTGCACAGGAGGGCCAAATGGAGATTCCGGTTAGTGCTCTTTTGAAAATCGAAGGTCAGGACGCCGTCTGGATCGTGGGAGCAAACAAGAGGGCTCTAGCACGTCCTGTGATGCTCGGCGCCCACAGGGGAGACCGCGTGGCAGTTACATCCGGCTTGTCGATTGGCGATCGCGTCATCACTGCCGGCGTGCATTCCCTCTCCGAAGGACAACTCGTCAAACTTTTGCAAGAGAATCAGTCGTGA
- a CDS encoding quinone oxidoreductase family protein: MPAAMMKAVQVEKPGGPEVLKYIDLPIPTPAAGQVLIRTDTIGVGKYDALVRTGRYPWPVEYPEVPGISVTGYVERVGDGVEGFSPGQPVLAWKFSRRCYAEYVACDVHEITKLPEGIDIEGAVAIPDYQVAWGMLNDAADLRRVKVASINGATGGVGCAMIDLCRAAGIQLIAVCRAPNKAAFALERGASYAIDSSSEAVGARILDITKGTGVDLMFDQLVGPDFRDNIKLVAPLGQIVTFNALSGLPSSDLFADLRKNMDRSISVRAYSVHVYDPFPQERVRIASEVFKLVEARAINPSVTVRLPLREAVQAHRMLDGREVMGKLVLKP; this comes from the coding sequence ATGCCCGCAGCCATGATGAAAGCTGTTCAAGTCGAAAAGCCGGGAGGACCCGAGGTCCTCAAATACATCGATCTGCCAATTCCCACACCGGCGGCTGGGCAAGTCCTCATTCGGACCGACACCATCGGGGTCGGGAAATACGATGCGCTGGTCAGGACTGGACGCTACCCGTGGCCCGTGGAGTATCCGGAGGTGCCGGGGATCAGTGTAACCGGCTATGTTGAGCGGGTGGGAGATGGTGTTGAAGGCTTCTCCCCGGGCCAGCCCGTTCTCGCATGGAAGTTTTCTCGCCGATGTTACGCCGAATATGTCGCCTGCGATGTCCACGAGATCACGAAGCTGCCTGAAGGCATAGACATTGAGGGCGCGGTCGCAATTCCCGACTATCAGGTCGCATGGGGCATGTTGAATGACGCTGCAGATCTGCGCCGGGTAAAGGTCGCCTCCATCAACGGAGCTACTGGCGGCGTCGGCTGCGCCATGATCGATCTTTGCCGCGCTGCTGGGATACAGCTGATAGCTGTCTGCCGGGCCCCGAACAAGGCAGCGTTCGCCTTGGAGCGGGGTGCAAGCTATGCGATCGACAGCAGCTCTGAAGCGGTTGGTGCCCGGATCTTGGATATCACCAAAGGTACGGGCGTCGACTTGATGTTCGACCAATTGGTCGGTCCGGATTTCCGCGACAACATCAAGCTCGTTGCTCCCTTGGGACAGATCGTCACGTTCAATGCGCTGTCGGGACTTCCATCGTCCGACCTATTCGCGGACTTGCGCAAGAACATGGACCGCAGCATCTCAGTGCGTGCTTATAGCGTTCACGTCTACGATCCATTTCCTCAAGAGCGCGTACGGATTGCGTCAGAGGTCTTCAAACTCGTGGAAGCAAGAGCCATCAATCCGTCCGTGACGGTGCGATTGCCGCTTAGGGAGGCTGTGCAAGCGCATCGAATGCTTGATGGCCGGGAAGTTATGGGCAAGCTGGTGTTAAAGCCGTAG
- a CDS encoding methyl-accepting chemotaxis protein: MRIGKLFALSMLTVTTFAVILGAEVLLPQTRIFVSRSESIKMVEAFGAVLMVSQHLAGLRTPYITIFQETPATPTQIEAMGKASSAADAAFDLARNSLLALDGGEPMIQSLDRTGRRFKDVHAAADRAVRVSLGSRDSAVVKELLPTVAEMIGAIEPILNRLEGQVVSADSSLATLLSLARTAQDLRVTAGSHASPLSPALSASRPLTPAEFALMDRMQGRLDADRERIEGTIDQLGNPPRLATAMKAAVEAYFGKAIPVVEKEMPAARGDGKYSLSPSDMAKVIVPAIQMFFGVRDAALAEAAERASAVRDGALGMLVLAGVAVLALLGTLAGVTIMLRRRVVTPLGQLAEVIGTLAAGNHDVEIPSTGRNDEVGQVAGSLQHFKDKLVAQKAADAAAASEAEGKLKRGQRLDQIAREFEAMIGDVIRTVSSASAALEASAGMLTSTAEQSKQITAAVAGSSEQASTNVQTVAAAAEEMSSSVDEIGRQVQDSARIAGEAVLQAGRTNEHVAELAKAARRIGDVVELISQIASQTNLLALNATIEAARAGEAGRGFAVVASEVKALAEQTAKATDEIGQQITGIQSATQDSVGAIKSIGDTIGRMSEIASTIAAAVEEQGAATREISRNVQQAAHGTRQVSASIVDVQRGASETETASFNVLAAAKSLSGESNRLETEVATFLEAIRAA, encoded by the coding sequence ATGCGAATCGGAAAGCTCTTTGCGCTGTCGATGCTGACGGTGACCACGTTTGCGGTTATTCTCGGCGCCGAGGTTCTGCTTCCGCAGACGCGCATCTTCGTTAGTCGCTCCGAATCCATCAAAATGGTCGAGGCTTTCGGCGCGGTGCTGATGGTCAGTCAACACCTGGCGGGCCTTCGTACACCCTACATCACGATCTTTCAGGAAACGCCCGCCACGCCGACCCAGATCGAAGCGATGGGCAAGGCGTCGAGCGCCGCCGATGCGGCCTTCGACCTGGCCCGCAACAGTTTGCTGGCCCTTGATGGTGGCGAACCGATGATCCAAAGCCTGGACCGTACCGGGCGCCGTTTCAAGGATGTTCATGCGGCGGCCGATCGGGCCGTGCGCGTATCCCTCGGATCGCGCGATAGTGCGGTGGTCAAAGAACTCCTTCCCACTGTTGCCGAGATGATCGGCGCGATCGAGCCGATCCTGAATCGGCTGGAGGGGCAGGTGGTCAGCGCCGATTCTTCACTTGCAACGCTGCTGAGCCTGGCGCGAACCGCGCAGGATTTGCGGGTGACCGCCGGCAGCCACGCCTCGCCACTGTCGCCGGCCTTGAGCGCCTCGCGTCCGCTCACTCCCGCTGAATTTGCGCTGATGGATCGTATGCAGGGCCGCTTAGATGCCGACCGAGAACGCATCGAGGGCACGATCGACCAGCTCGGCAATCCGCCCCGCCTTGCCACGGCCATGAAAGCGGCCGTCGAAGCCTATTTCGGAAAGGCGATTCCGGTCGTCGAGAAGGAAATGCCGGCGGCCAGAGGCGACGGCAAATACAGTCTCAGTCCCTCCGACATGGCCAAGGTCATTGTGCCCGCTATCCAGATGTTCTTCGGCGTCCGCGATGCCGCCTTGGCCGAAGCTGCCGAGCGCGCCTCGGCGGTCCGTGACGGCGCGCTGGGGATGCTGGTGCTTGCAGGAGTTGCAGTGCTGGCCCTGCTCGGTACGCTCGCTGGCGTGACCATAATGCTGCGCCGACGCGTGGTGACGCCGCTAGGCCAGCTTGCGGAGGTGATCGGCACTCTTGCGGCCGGAAACCATGACGTCGAGATCCCATCGACCGGCCGGAATGATGAAGTCGGCCAAGTTGCCGGCTCGCTACAGCATTTCAAAGACAAGCTAGTCGCCCAAAAGGCTGCCGACGCCGCGGCCGCCAGCGAAGCCGAGGGCAAACTCAAACGCGGCCAACGCTTGGACCAGATTGCGCGCGAATTCGAGGCCATGATCGGCGATGTGATCAGGACCGTTTCGTCCGCCTCCGCGGCGTTGGAAGCGTCGGCCGGTATGCTGACTAGCACGGCCGAGCAATCCAAACAGATCACGGCTGCCGTGGCTGGCTCCTCCGAACAAGCTTCGACCAACGTGCAGACCGTGGCGGCGGCCGCCGAGGAGATGTCGTCGTCCGTCGACGAGATTGGTCGCCAAGTGCAAGATTCAGCCCGCATTGCTGGCGAAGCGGTGCTGCAGGCGGGACGGACCAACGAGCATGTCGCCGAACTCGCCAAGGCGGCCCGTCGGATCGGCGACGTAGTCGAACTCATTAGCCAGATCGCAAGCCAAACCAACCTATTGGCCCTCAACGCCACTATAGAAGCGGCACGCGCCGGGGAGGCCGGCCGCGGGTTCGCGGTGGTGGCGTCGGAGGTCAAGGCTCTGGCCGAGCAGACGGCCAAAGCAACCGACGAAATCGGTCAGCAGATAACAGGCATTCAGAGCGCAACCCAGGACTCGGTCGGCGCGATCAAGTCGATCGGAGACACCATCGGCCGCATGTCAGAAATCGCCTCCACGATCGCGGCGGCGGTTGAGGAGCAGGGCGCGGCAACGCGCGAAATCTCCCGCAACGTGCAGCAGGCGGCGCATGGTACCCGACAGGTTTCGGCCAGCATCGTTGATGTACAGAGGGGCGCCAGCGAGACCGAAACGGCGTCATTCAACGTGCTCGCCGCCGCGAAGTCACTGTCCGGCGAAAGCAACCGGCTAGAGACCGAGGTCGCCACATTCCTGGAAGCGATCCGCGCAGCCTAA
- a CDS encoding efflux RND transporter permease subunit: MTSFNLSEWALKHRSFVWFLMIASAIAGLLAYRSLGREEDPPFTIKTMVIQQQWPGATVDDMLNQVTDRIEKEVKQIGAVDYVKSYTTPGQTTILVNLKDTTKPKDVPWLFYEVRKHVQDIQYTLPSGVGAASFNDEFGDVFGNIYAFTSDGLSPRQLRDYVERVRSELLTVPSIGKITVIGAQDEVIYLDISTRKLAALGLNMQSLIKTLQNQNTVQPSGVVQAGPEQVSLRVSGQFASEEALRSTNLRIDNRFLPLSDVATITRGYRDPPDPLFRVDGKPAIGLGIAMMASSNVLQFGEALRAKMRDILATLPVGVELHLVSDQPKIVEQAVGGFTEALVEAIAIVLVVSLISLGVRAGLVVSFSIPLVLAVVFVIMQYFGVTLQRISLGALIIALGLLVDDAMITVEMMVHRLERGDNLYNAVTFAYTSTAFPMLTGTLVTVAGFIPIGFNGSSAGEYTYTLFLVIAASLLTSWVVAVLFAPLIGVMVLPKTMKHHDHIGVGRLSRYFVVLLEAAMRFRWVTIGGSLGLLAVAIVGMGFVQQQFFPSSDRSELLVDLTLPQGSTILETKKQIDQFEKGLASDPDVESWSSYVGQGAIRFYLPLDQQMAFNYFGQVVVVAKSLEARNRIESRLRKTAADQFIGIDVFIHPLDLGPPVGRPLQYRLSGPDIQQLRAKALEIAKIMSDNPHLDPPTFDWNEPGKVVQVEIAQDKARQLGLDSVDVASILNGLVGGTSITQMRDSIYQVNIVGRAANDERSRIETLQSLQIPTGNGQVVPLLSFATLRYDLEQPIIWRRDRVPTITIRGTIHDGTQPATVVQQLAPAIETFAANLPASMKIATGGAVEESSKGQGPIVAVVPVMLLAMAFFIMVQLQSFAKLFLVVSVAPLGLIGVVFALLVSGKPMGFVAILGTLALIGIIIRNSIILMAQIDEMLDEGHDQWSAVVLATQHRMRPILLTAAAASLGMLPIAPQVFWGPMALSMIGGIMAATFLTLFFLPALYIAWFRVEAPLKDSSSRQEEPSRLARASSP; the protein is encoded by the coding sequence GTGACCTCCTTCAATCTATCTGAATGGGCCCTAAAGCATCGCTCGTTCGTTTGGTTCCTGATGATAGCGTCCGCGATAGCGGGCCTGCTCGCCTACCGCAGCCTCGGTCGCGAGGAAGATCCTCCGTTCACCATCAAGACTATGGTGATCCAGCAACAATGGCCCGGCGCGACGGTTGACGACATGCTCAATCAAGTGACCGACCGGATTGAAAAGGAGGTGAAACAGATCGGCGCGGTCGACTACGTCAAGAGCTACACGACGCCCGGTCAGACCACGATTTTGGTCAATCTGAAGGACACCACCAAGCCAAAGGACGTGCCGTGGCTATTCTATGAGGTCCGCAAACATGTTCAGGACATCCAGTACACCCTGCCTTCAGGCGTAGGCGCAGCCTCCTTCAACGACGAATTTGGCGATGTCTTCGGCAACATCTACGCGTTTACGTCCGACGGACTCAGCCCACGGCAATTGCGCGACTATGTCGAGCGGGTGCGCTCGGAACTTCTCACCGTGCCAAGCATCGGCAAGATCACGGTGATCGGAGCACAAGATGAGGTCATCTATCTCGACATCTCCACGCGCAAGCTGGCGGCACTCGGTCTTAATATGCAGTCGCTCATCAAGACACTGCAAAATCAAAACACAGTGCAGCCGTCAGGCGTCGTACAAGCGGGCCCAGAACAAGTTTCGCTGCGCGTAAGCGGTCAATTCGCTTCGGAAGAGGCCCTTCGAAGCACCAACCTGCGCATCGACAACCGCTTCCTTCCGCTTAGCGACGTCGCGACCATCACCCGTGGATATCGCGATCCACCCGATCCGCTATTTCGTGTCGATGGAAAGCCTGCGATCGGGCTCGGCATCGCGATGATGGCCTCTAGCAATGTGCTTCAATTTGGTGAGGCGCTGAGAGCAAAGATGCGCGACATCTTGGCCACGCTTCCGGTAGGCGTCGAACTCCACCTGGTTTCCGATCAGCCGAAGATAGTTGAGCAGGCAGTCGGCGGCTTCACCGAAGCGCTCGTTGAGGCCATAGCCATCGTGTTGGTGGTAAGCCTGATCAGTCTTGGAGTGAGGGCAGGGCTGGTGGTCTCGTTCTCAATTCCGCTCGTGCTGGCGGTCGTGTTCGTCATCATGCAGTATTTTGGAGTAACGCTGCAGCGCATTTCCCTAGGTGCGCTGATCATCGCGCTTGGACTGCTCGTCGATGATGCAATGATAACAGTCGAGATGATGGTGCACCGCCTTGAGCGCGGGGACAATCTCTATAACGCAGTGACCTTTGCTTACACCTCGACCGCATTTCCGATGCTAACCGGAACCCTGGTAACTGTCGCAGGCTTTATCCCGATTGGGTTCAACGGCTCATCGGCTGGCGAATACACCTACACTCTGTTCCTCGTAATCGCAGCATCGCTACTAACCAGCTGGGTGGTAGCCGTTCTGTTCGCTCCACTGATCGGCGTCATGGTCCTTCCAAAAACCATGAAACATCACGACCATATCGGTGTCGGCCGGCTATCCCGCTACTTTGTCGTTCTACTGGAGGCCGCGATGCGCTTCCGCTGGGTCACAATCGGCGGAAGCCTCGGTCTGCTCGCGGTGGCAATCGTCGGTATGGGATTTGTGCAGCAGCAGTTCTTCCCGTCGTCAGACCGGTCCGAGCTGCTCGTCGACTTGACGCTTCCGCAGGGCAGCACGATCCTTGAGACCAAGAAGCAGATCGACCAGTTCGAAAAAGGGCTGGCCTCCGATCCTGACGTCGAAAGCTGGAGCTCTTATGTTGGGCAAGGTGCGATCCGCTTCTATCTGCCACTCGACCAGCAGATGGCCTTTAACTATTTCGGCCAGGTGGTCGTCGTAGCCAAGTCACTTGAAGCTCGCAATCGGATCGAAAGCAGATTGCGAAAGACCGCGGCCGATCAATTCATCGGGATCGACGTCTTCATCCACCCGCTCGACCTTGGACCTCCGGTTGGACGTCCGCTGCAATACCGCCTCAGCGGGCCGGACATCCAGCAATTGCGCGCCAAGGCACTGGAGATCGCCAAAATCATGAGCGACAACCCGCATCTTGACCCTCCGACATTTGATTGGAACGAGCCAGGCAAGGTCGTTCAAGTCGAAATAGCGCAAGACAAGGCGAGGCAGCTCGGGCTCGACTCCGTCGATGTTGCCTCGATACTGAACGGCCTTGTCGGCGGGACGTCCATTACACAGATGCGCGATAGCATTTATCAGGTCAACATCGTTGGGCGCGCCGCAAACGACGAACGCAGCCGAATCGAAACGCTGCAGTCGTTGCAGATCCCGACTGGCAATGGACAGGTGGTCCCGTTGCTCTCGTTCGCAACACTTCGCTATGACCTGGAGCAGCCCATTATTTGGCGACGCGACCGTGTCCCAACAATCACGATTCGAGGCACCATCCACGATGGCACGCAACCGGCAACTGTCGTCCAACAGCTTGCGCCGGCTATCGAGACCTTCGCCGCGAACCTGCCGGCGTCGATGAAGATCGCAACCGGAGGCGCCGTCGAGGAGAGCTCAAAGGGTCAGGGTCCAATCGTTGCGGTCGTGCCTGTGATGCTGCTTGCGATGGCGTTCTTCATTATGGTCCAGCTGCAAAGCTTTGCGAAGCTGTTCCTTGTCGTAAGCGTGGCTCCCCTCGGCTTGATCGGCGTTGTGTTCGCTCTCCTCGTATCCGGAAAACCGATGGGTTTTGTCGCGATTCTCGGTACGTTAGCCCTTATCGGGATCATCATTCGCAATTCGATTATCTTGATGGCGCAGATCGACGAAATGCTTGACGAGGGTCACGATCAATGGTCGGCAGTCGTGCTGGCAACACAGCATCGCATGCGGCCAATCCTGCTGACGGCCGCCGCAGCAAGCCTCGGCATGCTTCCGATCGCGCCGCAGGTCTTCTGGGGTCCTATGGCGCTATCGATGATCGGTGGCATCATGGCTGCGACCTTCCTGACTCTCTTTTTCTTGCCGGCGCTTTACATCGCCTGGTTCCGTGTAGAAGCCCCACTAAAGGACTCTTCTTCGCGCCAGGAGGAGCCCAGCAGGCTCGCCAGGGCCAGCTCACCATAG